In candidate division TA06 bacterium, the following are encoded in one genomic region:
- a CDS encoding T9SS type A sorting domain-containing protein, with amino-acid sequence MCQASCKKSSHMDIRRRFLLLSIITLVGLSATATCLSEEDGPRIVSKALGGQPLSPAGVPVPSFGDTIRYDDGTLTFGLWLPGEDVYWAMRFTPAMDCTLKEAHCAIDIWSGQAPTCTLIVWDDNGGEPGTRVFSTTFTPDTTGLNVIDITSVITYPESTDFWIGYFLQAPAGLDTTLAGADSAVDYNERSGIGVSGVWYTMNDLGGDGDLIIRAFVEYYGHDVGTDSITGLPDTVRPESTYSPVAWVHNYGIHSENFLVECLINPGGYSDTFQVLSLAPAADTECVFKQWTVPPDDSTPYTMCVATLLASDADLSNDTLCKGTYAVNPVIHNAGVDSITSPPDTVWTGMDYSPVAWVHNYGGSSEYFLVICQIDSFGGVVYTDTNQVLNLAPGGDQEVGFTQWTVPPEQGVPYRTCVWTILIGDIDPSNDTLCMLSYAITGVAEELYVRRPRRLLLHTIVPNPFSVSTTIFYEIPVPGRVNVRIYDAAGRLVRTLVDDETSPGNHRTIWDGKGDDGPGVRDGVYFCKLSVGRLESTAKLILIK; translated from the coding sequence ATGTGCCAGGCTTCCTGTAAGAAGAGCTCTCATATGGATATTAGAAGACGGTTTTTGCTGTTGTCTATCATTACTCTTGTGGGCCTTTCGGCCACTGCGACATGTTTGTCGGAAGAGGATGGGCCCAGGATCGTTTCGAAAGCCCTTGGCGGTCAGCCCCTTTCCCCCGCTGGTGTTCCTGTCCCGAGTTTTGGGGACACAATCAGGTATGACGACGGCACGCTCACCTTTGGACTCTGGCTCCCCGGGGAAGATGTCTACTGGGCAATGAGGTTCACGCCTGCCATGGACTGCACCTTGAAGGAAGCACATTGCGCCATTGATATCTGGTCTGGTCAGGCACCGACCTGCACGCTTATTGTCTGGGATGACAACGGTGGAGAGCCTGGAACTCGTGTATTCAGCACGACCTTCACACCGGACACAACAGGCCTGAACGTTATCGATATCACAAGCGTGATCACATATCCGGAGTCAACAGACTTCTGGATAGGCTATTTCCTTCAGGCACCTGCTGGTCTGGACACCACACTTGCGGGGGCAGACTCCGCGGTGGATTACAACGAGAGGAGCGGTATTGGTGTCTCGGGTGTCTGGTACACTATGAATGACCTTGGTGGCGACGGAGACCTGATCATAAGAGCATTCGTAGAATACTACGGACACGATGTTGGGACAGATTCAATAACAGGTCTGCCTGATACTGTCAGGCCGGAGTCCACCTACTCACCTGTCGCATGGGTACACAACTACGGAATTCACTCTGAGAATTTCCTGGTGGAGTGTCTCATCAATCCGGGAGGATATTCCGATACGTTTCAAGTGCTGTCTCTTGCCCCTGCCGCAGATACCGAGTGTGTTTTCAAGCAGTGGACAGTTCCTCCTGATGACAGTACGCCTTACACTATGTGCGTGGCAACGCTTTTGGCGTCGGATGCGGATCTGAGCAATGACACGTTGTGCAAGGGAACCTACGCAGTGAATCCGGTCATACATAATGCTGGGGTAGATTCAATCACAAGTCCTCCTGATACAGTATGGACCGGCATGGACTACAGTCCTGTGGCATGGGTGCACAACTATGGGGGCAGCAGTGAGTATTTCTTAGTAATCTGCCAGATTGACAGCTTTGGTGGTGTGGTCTACACGGACACAAACCAGGTGCTTAATCTTGCCCCTGGAGGGGATCAGGAAGTAGGGTTCACTCAATGGACTGTGCCTCCTGAGCAAGGAGTCCCTTACAGGACCTGCGTCTGGACTATACTCATTGGTGATATTGACCCATCGAACGACACTTTGTGCATGTTGAGTTATGCCATTACCGGCGTAGCAGAAGAGTTGTACGTTCGCAGGCCACGTCGCCTGTTGCTTCACACGATCGTTCCCAATCCTTTCTCCGTGTCCACCACGATCTTCTACGAGATACCTGTCCCCGGGAGAGTGAACGTTCGTATCTACGACGCCGCCGGAAGGCTCGTCAGGACCCTCGTGGATGACGAGACTTCTCCCGGTAATCACAGGACAATATGGGACGGGAAAGGCGATGACGGCCCTGGGGTCCGAGACGGAGTCTACTTCTGCAAGCTCTCCGTGGGCAGGCTCGAATCTACAGCCAAGTTAATCCTTATCAAATAA
- a CDS encoding metallophosphoesterase: protein MLNPGFRQVRERHTGQNSEKPPRGCDKGRELISLRYALISDIHSNLEALNAVLEALEKERVDQYICLGDIVGYAADPNECTEIVREVADVAILGNHDSAALDMTRIEGFNPLARTAISWTGDTLSSKNKKYLESLSTSMVLKGGLVVHSSPSNPAMWRYIFSIDDAKMEFHHFIQRACFVGHSHQPVTFVNSKNRVIVDARASLDIEEENRYIINVGSVGQPRDLDPRASYAIYDTARKTVQIKRAEYDIETARRKIIEAGLPRFLGDRLLAGR from the coding sequence ATACTCAACCCCGGATTCAGGCAGGTTCGTGAACGGCATACTGGACAAAATAGCGAAAAGCCACCCCGAGGCTGCGACAAAGGCAGGGAACTGATATCGTTGAGATATGCGCTAATATCTGACATACACAGCAATCTGGAAGCATTGAACGCGGTGCTGGAGGCTCTCGAGAAAGAACGAGTTGACCAATACATTTGCCTGGGAGACATCGTCGGATATGCTGCTGATCCCAACGAGTGTACGGAGATTGTGAGAGAAGTGGCAGATGTTGCGATTTTGGGAAACCACGACAGCGCCGCTCTAGATATGACCCGTATAGAAGGCTTCAACCCCCTCGCGAGAACAGCAATATCCTGGACTGGAGATACGCTATCCTCCAAGAATAAGAAATACCTGGAGTCTTTGAGCACAAGCATGGTGCTCAAAGGCGGCCTTGTAGTCCACTCCAGCCCCTCCAATCCTGCCATGTGGAGATACATCTTTTCAATAGATGATGCCAAGATGGAGTTTCACCATTTCATTCAGCGAGCCTGCTTTGTCGGACACTCTCACCAACCTGTTACGTTCGTCAACTCCAAGAACAGAGTGATTGTTGATGCGCGGGCGAGCCTCGACATCGAAGAGGAGAACCGTTACATCATAAACGTTGGGTCAGTGGGACAACCAAGAGATCTCGACCCCAGAGCTTCGTACGCCATCTACGACACCGCCCGGAAGACCGTTCAAATCAAGAGGGCCGAATACGACATTGAAACTGCACGCAGAAAGATCATCGAAGCAGGACTTCCTCGCTTTCTTGGAGACAGACTGTTAGCCGGTAGGTGA
- a CDS encoding glycosyltransferase family 9 protein translates to MALRSTFLRRSPSVKKILVISLPGIGDTINCTPILQPLERAFPGAHVTALVMYKPCKEVLEANPRIDKVILWEFLNEGPLSSLKFLLKLRRKKFDLSIMCYPANRIEYNLVSFIIGARLRLAHQYHHQNAKNLFFLNNRTVLERPDLHNVEENLRLLGLAGIDILEDDKTLSLPLKETDRTYASRFLHELPHDQVLIGMHAWSTTLKNMHKKCWPAENFAALADRLSKNHNYQILLFQGPHDVDTNRTIQEACQSPLYIVEGTTVRQSAAIMERCDVFITNDAGPMHIAAAVGTPVVAIFGPTDPVWLHPWTGQYALVRAGLACSPCFYYSPRPLTCRRGDFACLTSLSVDCVYSAAEEILAKTISGS, encoded by the coding sequence TTGGCCCTCAGGAGCACATTCTTACGTAGGAGCCCATCTGTTAAGAAAATTCTTGTAATATCGCTGCCGGGAATAGGCGATACTATCAACTGTACCCCCATCCTCCAACCTCTGGAGAGAGCTTTCCCCGGGGCGCATGTGACTGCCTTAGTCATGTACAAGCCCTGCAAAGAAGTCCTAGAGGCCAATCCTCGCATTGATAAAGTCATACTCTGGGAGTTCTTGAATGAGGGCCCTCTGTCTTCTCTCAAGTTCCTTTTGAAACTGAGGAGGAAGAAGTTTGATCTGAGTATAATGTGTTACCCGGCAAACAGAATAGAGTACAATCTTGTCAGTTTCATTATTGGCGCAAGGCTCAGACTGGCCCACCAATATCATCATCAAAATGCAAAGAATCTCTTCTTCCTGAACAACAGGACCGTGCTCGAAAGGCCGGATCTTCACAATGTGGAAGAAAATCTGAGACTCCTTGGCCTGGCTGGAATTGACATCTTAGAAGATGACAAGACTCTCAGCCTCCCACTGAAAGAGACGGACAGAACATATGCGTCCCGGTTCCTCCATGAACTCCCCCACGACCAGGTTCTCATCGGCATGCACGCATGGTCCACGACTCTCAAGAATATGCACAAGAAGTGCTGGCCGGCCGAGAATTTTGCTGCCCTTGCTGACAGGTTGAGCAAGAATCACAACTACCAGATTCTTCTTTTTCAGGGGCCCCACGACGTGGACACAAACAGAACGATACAAGAAGCCTGCCAGTCACCTTTGTACATAGTGGAGGGAACAACTGTCCGCCAGAGCGCAGCCATAATGGAAAGATGCGACGTGTTCATCACCAACGATGCAGGGCCTATGCATATTGCCGCTGCCGTAGGAACGCCCGTAGTAGCGATATTTGGCCCCACTGACCCTGTCTGGCTGCACCCCTGGACCGGACAATATGCCCTCGTGAGAGCAGGACTTGCCTGTAGCCCATGCTTCTACTACAGCCCGAGGCCACTAACCTGCAGGAGAGGCGACTTCGCCTGTCTGACCAGCTTGAGCGTGGACTGTGTGTACAGTGCCGCGGAAGAAATCCTGGCGAAAACCATTTCTGGTTCTTGA
- the ribD gene encoding bifunctional diaminohydroxyphosphoribosylaminopyrimidine deaminase/5-amino-6-(5-phosphoribosylamino)uracil reductase RibD, giving the protein MPSIERNIMREALLLAQKGRGRVSPNPLVGAVVVNDGKVVGRGYHHGAGKPHAEVNALSEAGYLAEGATMYVTLEPCLTWGRTPPCTEAIIKAGISRVLVATTDPNPSVSGKGIELLRNSGLQVELGLLDEEAKRMNESYIKFARTGLPFVTLKVAATIDGKIATGGGQSKWITEVEARDHVQSLRADADAILVGVGSILADDPSLTVRIGEGERKPRRIVLDSKLRTPLHAKVLDRNAPTAIATAVSSPKAVGNAEIWSLESSNSGRVSLDSLLRRAAQEGITSILVEGGAEVFSSFLNEDKVDKLILFVAPKIIGSGLDAFKGFAADGLNDAFQLDITDVRMVGTDILVIAYPKKSENSRGSIKCSRDWFRK; this is encoded by the coding sequence ATGCCCAGCATCGAGAGAAACATAATGAGAGAAGCACTGCTCCTCGCTCAAAAGGGACGCGGAAGGGTGAGTCCCAACCCCCTCGTAGGCGCCGTAGTCGTAAACGATGGGAAGGTGGTCGGAAGAGGTTACCACCATGGTGCCGGAAAGCCTCATGCAGAAGTGAATGCACTATCAGAGGCTGGATATCTAGCTGAAGGGGCAACGATGTATGTCACTCTCGAGCCTTGCCTCACATGGGGCAGAACCCCCCCCTGCACAGAGGCAATCATCAAGGCGGGAATATCAAGGGTTCTCGTAGCGACAACCGACCCAAACCCGTCAGTCTCTGGTAAGGGGATTGAACTACTGAGGAACTCCGGGCTCCAGGTCGAACTCGGGCTGCTCGATGAAGAGGCAAAAAGGATGAACGAGAGCTACATCAAGTTCGCCAGAACCGGTCTTCCCTTCGTCACCCTGAAGGTAGCGGCCACTATTGACGGTAAGATAGCGACCGGGGGTGGCCAGTCAAAATGGATAACAGAAGTTGAGGCGAGAGACCACGTTCAAAGCCTGAGAGCCGATGCGGATGCAATCCTTGTGGGTGTTGGAAGCATTCTGGCAGATGATCCCTCGTTGACCGTAAGAATCGGCGAAGGTGAAAGAAAACCCAGAAGAATTGTCCTCGACTCCAAGCTCCGTACTCCACTACATGCAAAAGTACTGGATCGAAATGCGCCCACCGCAATAGCAACGGCCGTCTCATCCCCCAAGGCGGTGGGCAATGCTGAGATCTGGTCTCTTGAATCTAGCAACTCAGGTAGAGTCAGTCTTGACAGTCTTCTGAGAAGGGCAGCGCAAGAGGGAATTACGTCAATCCTTGTCGAAGGTGGAGCAGAGGTCTTCTCATCCTTTCTCAATGAAGACAAAGTCGATAAGTTGATCCTGTTCGTGGCTCCAAAGATTATCGGTTCAGGTCTCGATGCATTCAAAGGTTTTGCAGCAGACGGCCTCAATGATGCTTTTCAGCTTGACATAACGGACGTCCGTATGGTAGGCACTGACATACTGGTGATCGCCTATCCAAAGAAGTCCGAAAATAGCAGAGGTTCGATCAAATGTTCACGGGACTGGTTCAGGAAATAG
- the nusB gene encoding transcription antitermination factor NusB — protein sequence MGKRRRAREFALEVLYRIEIAEDELEFVLSNHFASKSVDDETRAFAESLVKQVMNHLGDIDKLISDTAKNWDLVRIAIIDKNILRFAIAELLYFPDIPMKVTIDEAIEVAKKYSTPDSGRFVNGILDKIAKSHPEAATKAGN from the coding sequence ATGGGCAAGAGAAGGCGAGCAAGAGAGTTCGCACTCGAAGTTCTTTACAGAATTGAGATTGCAGAGGACGAACTGGAGTTCGTTCTAAGCAACCATTTCGCTTCCAAATCCGTAGATGACGAAACAAGGGCATTTGCTGAATCATTGGTAAAACAGGTCATGAATCACTTAGGTGACATTGACAAGCTGATCTCAGATACAGCGAAGAACTGGGACCTTGTCAGAATCGCGATCATAGATAAAAACATTCTGAGATTTGCCATAGCCGAGCTCCTGTATTTTCCGGACATCCCCATGAAAGTTACCATTGATGAAGCAATTGAAGTTGCCAAGAAATACTCAACCCCGGATTCAGGCAGGTTCGTGAACGGCATACTGGACAAAATAGCGAAAAGCCACCCCGAGGCTGCGACAAAGGCAGGGAACTGA
- a CDS encoding riboflavin synthase, with the protein MFTGLVQEIGKVISVSRMRGNLRLSIEAVNVSSEMNSGSSVCVNGACLTVISPGRRFEVEVGQETLSRTNLSELRAGTRVNLESPMTPLSLFGGHFVTGHVDTTARIRSIKQPSGSQLWEIETPQMVERYIVEKGSVCVEGVSLTVASVKPRAFTASLIPHTLASTTLKDKRPGDKVNIEADILAKHIEKLMDRNKETTET; encoded by the coding sequence ATGTTCACGGGACTGGTTCAGGAAATAGGAAAAGTCATCTCAGTCTCCAGAATGAGAGGCAATCTCAGGCTGAGCATTGAAGCCGTGAATGTTTCATCTGAGATGAACAGTGGCAGCTCTGTCTGCGTGAACGGTGCTTGCCTCACCGTCATCAGTCCTGGCCGCAGATTTGAGGTGGAGGTTGGCCAGGAGACTCTTTCGAGAACAAATCTTTCAGAGCTGAGGGCTGGAACCAGAGTCAATCTTGAAAGCCCGATGACACCTTTATCTTTGTTCGGGGGCCATTTCGTAACCGGTCACGTCGATACGACCGCTAGAATAAGGTCCATAAAACAGCCGAGCGGCTCCCAGCTCTGGGAGATAGAAACTCCCCAGATGGTGGAGAGGTACATAGTTGAGAAGGGAAGTGTGTGCGTTGAAGGAGTCAGCCTCACCGTGGCATCCGTCAAACCTCGGGCGTTCACAGCATCCCTGATACCTCACACTCTTGCATCGACGACACTGAAAGACAAGCGCCCGGGCGATAAGGTAAACATAGAGGCCGACATCCTGGCCAAGCACATCGAAAAACTGATGGATAGAAATAAGGAGACAACCGAAACATGA
- a CDS encoding bifunctional 3,4-dihydroxy-2-butanone-4-phosphate synthase/GTP cyclohydrolase II: MSDFDTIHEAVQDIKVGKMVIVVDDEDRENEGDFIMAAEKVTPEAINFMAKHGRGLICLPINSERLDELKIPAMVSKNTAKMGTPFAVSVDAIKGTTTGISAHDRAQTIKTIMDINIRPEDLARPGHVFPLRSEKGGVLRRAGHTEATIDLARLAGFYPAGILCEIMDADGTMARVPRLIEIAKEHGLKLITIKDLIKYRARRDKLVEKVASSFIPTRYGRFDLHVYESILGSSHHLALVKGKVSGKKNILVRVHSQCLTGDVFGSLRCDCGSQLHKALEMIGKEGRGVFLYMRQEGRGIGLKNKIRAYELQDKGLDTVEANLALGFDPDLRDYGIGAQILVDLGLSTIRLITNNPRKVVGLKGYGLEVVERIHLEATPTKENKRYLKAKRDKLGHILGKV, from the coding sequence ATGAGCGATTTTGACACCATACACGAAGCAGTGCAAGATATTAAAGTCGGAAAGATGGTCATTGTAGTAGATGACGAAGATAGAGAGAACGAAGGCGACTTCATAATGGCGGCTGAAAAAGTGACGCCTGAGGCAATAAACTTCATGGCCAAGCATGGGAGGGGATTGATCTGCCTACCCATAAACAGTGAAAGACTGGATGAATTAAAGATACCGGCCATGGTTTCAAAGAACACGGCCAAGATGGGAACACCTTTCGCAGTCTCTGTGGATGCAATCAAGGGGACCACGACAGGCATATCGGCCCACGATAGGGCTCAGACCATAAAGACTATCATGGACATTAATATTCGTCCCGAAGATCTGGCCCGACCCGGACACGTATTCCCTCTCCGCTCGGAAAAGGGTGGCGTGTTGAGGAGAGCAGGACATACCGAAGCCACGATTGATCTTGCCCGGCTGGCTGGCTTCTATCCTGCGGGGATTCTCTGCGAGATCATGGATGCTGATGGAACAATGGCGAGGGTTCCGAGGCTTATCGAAATCGCAAAGGAACACGGGCTCAAGCTGATAACCATCAAGGATCTAATCAAGTATAGAGCCAGAAGAGACAAGCTGGTAGAAAAGGTTGCTTCTTCCTTCATACCCACCAGATATGGGAGGTTTGATCTGCACGTCTATGAATCGATACTGGGCAGCTCTCACCATCTAGCTCTGGTAAAAGGAAAAGTATCCGGAAAAAAGAACATCCTGGTTAGAGTACATTCTCAGTGCCTCACAGGGGATGTCTTCGGTTCGCTCAGGTGTGACTGCGGAAGCCAGCTCCACAAGGCACTCGAGATGATTGGAAAGGAGGGTAGAGGTGTTTTCCTCTACATGAGGCAGGAAGGGAGAGGCATTGGTCTTAAGAACAAAATCCGCGCCTACGAGTTACAAGATAAGGGGCTGGACACCGTTGAGGCGAACCTTGCACTCGGTTTCGACCCTGACCTTCGGGACTATGGAATAGGGGCTCAGATACTCGTGGACCTCGGCCTTTCCACGATCCGATTAATTACCAACAATCCAAGAAAGGTTGTGGGTCTGAAAGGGTACGGTCTCGAAGTTGTGGAGAGGATACACCTTGAGGCCACGCCCACAAAGGAGAACAAAAGGTACTTGAAAGCAAAGAGAGATAAGCTCGGCCACATCCTGGGAAAGGTATAG
- a CDS encoding 6,7-dimethyl-8-ribityllumazine synthase codes for MKEFEGNLSAKGRKFAIILSRFNQFIGDKLLDGAIDCLRRHDADEDKIEVYRVPGSFEIPCLAKHLADSKKFDAILCLGAVIRGDTPHFEFIAREVAKGVAQVSMDSGVPTIFGVITADTQEQAIERAGTKAGNRGWDAAISAVEMSNLLGRINKSK; via the coding sequence GTGAAAGAATTTGAGGGGAACCTCTCCGCAAAAGGCAGGAAATTTGCAATCATCCTGTCTCGGTTCAATCAGTTCATAGGGGACAAACTCTTGGACGGTGCAATCGATTGCTTGAGAAGGCATGATGCTGACGAGGACAAGATTGAGGTTTACAGAGTTCCGGGATCTTTCGAGATTCCCTGTCTGGCAAAGCACCTTGCCGACTCAAAGAAGTTCGATGCCATACTCTGCCTTGGTGCGGTGATACGAGGGGATACACCACACTTCGAATTCATCGCCCGGGAAGTGGCAAAGGGCGTCGCTCAGGTGTCGATGGACAGCGGTGTTCCCACAATTTTCGGTGTCATAACCGCAGATACCCAGGAGCAGGCAATCGAAAGGGCGGGAACAAAAGCAGGCAACAGAGGTTGGGATGCCGCAATCAGTGCCGTGGAGATGTCGAACCTCCTCGGACGGATAAACAAAAGCAAGTAG
- a CDS encoding T9SS type A sorting domain-containing protein, with protein MKKFLVFLVFASATLIAVSSWAETMAPSQNAARKTTEEWISPKNYEGDITLGEEWITYYDGTPAWIWWNGPERATIFDPFDFPNAVYPFWIKKVRTTFVEQAPYLWGPCSLFTFKIYDDDGSNLLYESPELVAAKRPLKTELDLGPDSVEITWGKFYVAVHPTVCWESLPYHPTSLTDGAFQGHTRYGVQGSWGGVYPNGEIYHEAYVAWGVLQHDVYVMDILAPGYGAEVNTSYPVRLNVKNSGTDTETFDVEVLIIAGIDTVYADTQNVASLTGGSVRTVVFANWTPLLYGQQYNVKAKTLLPTDQNPNNDELTKITETYEYGEIAYDDFEQDGYWVVTQPNGPQDAFGVKLIPQFSPPFRVHKFKIYVNSVVPFDNVRLCPDNLGFPDYNNPYDEIAAPNASNPPEWIVRDFDSTQTYISTSQPIWLCAQFTNGGDGPGVGGDADPPISLKSYYTQDFSTWNLVAQNFMMRIIHLPTVGVEEEFALRRDVRTKLYQNTPNPFRRSTTIKFSISLPVHASLKVYDIGGRLVRTLQSGTMEPGIHTVPWDGKDEIGRNVAAGVYFYKLNAARTSETMKMIMVE; from the coding sequence ATGAAGAAGTTTTTGGTCTTTCTTGTATTTGCATCTGCAACTCTCATTGCCGTCAGTTCCTGGGCTGAGACGATGGCTCCGAGCCAAAACGCGGCCAGAAAGACCACTGAGGAGTGGATATCGCCCAAGAATTATGAAGGCGACATAACTCTCGGCGAGGAGTGGATTACTTACTATGACGGAACACCGGCCTGGATCTGGTGGAATGGCCCTGAAAGGGCGACCATATTTGACCCTTTCGACTTCCCCAACGCGGTATATCCATTCTGGATCAAGAAGGTGAGGACTACTTTTGTGGAACAAGCCCCGTATCTCTGGGGCCCGTGCAGCCTTTTCACATTCAAAATCTACGACGATGATGGATCGAACTTGCTCTACGAGTCTCCTGAGCTGGTTGCAGCCAAGCGTCCTTTGAAAACAGAGCTTGACCTGGGCCCAGACTCAGTTGAGATCACCTGGGGGAAATTCTACGTTGCAGTCCACCCCACTGTATGTTGGGAAAGCCTTCCATACCACCCTACCAGCCTTACTGATGGTGCCTTCCAGGGCCACACCCGTTACGGGGTCCAAGGTTCTTGGGGTGGTGTCTATCCTAATGGTGAGATATACCATGAAGCGTATGTCGCCTGGGGAGTACTTCAGCACGATGTCTACGTAATGGATATTCTCGCGCCTGGATATGGTGCGGAAGTTAACACCAGTTACCCGGTCAGGCTGAATGTGAAAAACAGTGGTACCGATACTGAAACCTTTGACGTGGAGGTCTTGATCATAGCTGGTATTGACACAGTATATGCGGACACGCAAAATGTCGCGAGTCTTACGGGCGGATCCGTCAGGACGGTAGTTTTCGCCAACTGGACTCCGCTTCTGTATGGCCAGCAGTACAATGTGAAGGCAAAGACGTTGCTGCCCACAGATCAGAACCCGAATAATGACGAACTGACAAAGATCACAGAGACTTATGAATACGGCGAAATAGCATATGACGATTTCGAACAGGACGGCTACTGGGTTGTCACTCAGCCGAATGGTCCCCAGGACGCGTTTGGAGTCAAGCTCATACCTCAGTTCTCACCCCCTTTTAGAGTTCATAAGTTCAAGATCTACGTGAACTCCGTAGTGCCGTTCGATAATGTAAGACTGTGCCCTGATAATTTGGGATTTCCTGACTACAACAATCCCTACGATGAAATAGCTGCGCCCAATGCGAGTAACCCGCCCGAGTGGATCGTCCGTGATTTCGACTCGACTCAGACTTATATCAGTACTTCTCAGCCAATATGGCTCTGCGCACAGTTTACGAACGGAGGGGATGGCCCTGGCGTCGGTGGCGATGCCGATCCGCCGATCAGCCTCAAGTCATACTATACACAGGATTTCTCCACTTGGAATCTTGTCGCCCAGAACTTCATGATGAGGATAATCCATCTGCCGACTGTTGGTGTCGAGGAAGAGTTTGCTCTCAGAAGGGATGTGCGCACAAAACTCTACCAGAACACTCCGAATCCCTTTAGAAGGAGCACGACTATCAAATTCAGTATATCTCTGCCGGTCCATGCATCGCTAAAGGTGTACGATATTGGCGGAAGGCTCGTCAGGACTCTTCAATCTGGCACCATGGAACCAGGCATTCATACTGTTCCCTGGGATGGGAAGGACGAAATAGGCAGAAACGTAGCAGCGGGAGTTTACTTCTACAAGCTTAACGCTGCCAGAACCAGTGAGACGATGAAGATGATTATGGTCGAGTAG